The DNA sequence GGGCAGCCTTGGTAGAGATATCTACGCAGCGTTCGTAATCAGGCTCTTGAGTCCCCTCCATTATGCCGGGCAATTCCCTAAACTGACGGCGCACTTCCTCTATCATGCTCTGGGCTGCCCTGCCAACGGCCTGAATCGCCCTTGAGCAAAATATGAAGGGCAGCATTCCGCCAATGAAGAGCCCTACTAAAACGTGTGGATCCATGAGGTCGATCGCATTTAGTCCAACAGCATGTGCGTAGGCAGAAAAAAGCGCAATGGCGGTAAGCGCAGCTGATCCTATGGCAAGGCCCTTACCGACGGCTGCCGTGGTATTTCCTACGGCATCGAGCCTATCGGTGATCTTTCTCACATCAGGAGGCAGATGGCTCATCTCGGATATTCCTCCGGCGTTATCGGCTATTGGCCCGTAAGCATCTACGCTCAAGGTCATTCCCGTTATCGCCAGCATTCCTACTGCCGCGCAGGCTATGCCATACAAACCGCCCGAATAAACGGCGACCAATATGGAGGCGCATACGAGCAGAACCGGCCATAAGATTGATTTCATGCCCACGGCTATCCCCGTGAGGATGTTTGTTGCATATCCCGTCACCGAGGCATGGGCAATTTCCTTGACCGAGCTATACAGCGACGATGTGTATATCTCCGTAATATAACCTATAGCTACACCGCAAACAGTTCCTGCCAAGACGGACCAAAATAGAGCTAGGTTGCCAAACATGTATTTGGTAAGCACAAAGGAAAAAACGATGATCAAGATGCCGGTGACGAAGGTGCCTCTCCTCAAGGCAATTTGAGGGTCTCCCTTCTCCTTGATCCTCACGAAAAAGGTGCCTATCAAGGAAGCAACGATCCCCAAAGCTGACAATAGCAAGGGGTAGACCAATCCCTGGGTTCCAAACACGGTAACCCCCACTGCCATGGCGGCAATTATGGAGTTCACGTAAGATTCGAAGAGGTCTGCACCCATACCCGCTATATCTCCTACGTTGTCTCCCACGTTATCGGCGATAACGGCCGGATTTCGCGGGTCATCTTCGGGTATGCCGGCTTCCACCTTTCCGACCAGATCAGCACCCACGTCTGCTGCCTTTGTATATATGCCGCCCCCCACGCGGGCAAAGAGCGCTATCGAGCTGGCTCCGAAGCCGAAGGCCGTTATGATATTAGGATCCTTGTACAACAAATATGTGACGATTATGCCCAAGATGCCCACCCCGACGACAGTCATTCCCATGACGGAACCGCCCGAGAAGGCTATCCTCAACGCATCGTTCATCCCCTTAGTTGCCGCAAAGGCCGTCTTCCCGTTCGCCCGAGTTGCCACCTTCATTCCCAAAAAACCGGAAATGGCACTGCAAAAAGCCCCCAGTACAAATGATACGGCGAGGGGAACCCCCAGTTTCCACGCAAGCAAACAGGAGACTACTATGACAAACACTACAAGGGCCTTATATTCCCTGTAAAGGAAAGCCATGGCTCCCCTTTGGATGATGCTTGACAGATAATTAATCCTATCGTGCTCAACCTTGTAGTTGTTGATGCGACCGGCAACAATTAAAGCGTACAGCAAAGCTACCAAACCGGCGCCAGCTGAAGCCCATAATGCGTATCCATTCATCAAACGATCCCCCCACTCTTGATAATTTCAAGCCCGCCTTCATGAAAGGCGGGCACAACTGCTAACCCGATCAAAGCGCTCCTAATTATAGGCAGGTTAACGCATATTTGCAAGCTCAAAAAGTCAACCGCAAAAGGGCACCGGACAATGCCGTCTTCAAATGCGACAAAAATCTCAGCTTATTCGGGTTTTTTCTGTTTTTTGATAATTACTGCTATCTCTTCGCCTCTATCCTCGATACCCTTTAGAGAACCAAGCATTCCCCTAACTGTTCCCGCTATAAAATCCATGACAAATTCGTTCAGGCCGACTTTTTTATCTCCCATATAAACAAGCACGCGCTCGCCGATCTTCCCCATCCTCTGCAAAATCCATTCAGCCAGAGGTCTTTCTTCCCCGGCTCGGAAATGAGGCAACTTTGGGAAAAGATCATCGGGACCTTCGTAAATGGCATAAATGCCCTTTATATCATGAGATGGAGGCCTTTGTCCGACCCAGATCTTAGGAAGCGGCAGAGATTTAGCGCCCTCAACGATGACTAAATCTTTAGTCGGGAAGAACTTCTTTTCTATATCCTGCAAACTGAAGCCATTATCCATGGTTTCAAGCCTTATTCCATCGGTTCCCCAAAGCAGGGCGTCAATTCCCAATCTCGCGATGGCCCCGCTGTCCGTATCATCGGCAGATAGCACGCTATCATGGCAGTGTTTGATATAACCAACGTCAAGCCCAAATTCTTCATGCAACATCTCGGCCAATCTTTTACACAATGAAGTCTTGCCGCTATCCTTATAGCCGCAGACGGAAAGTATGTAAGCCATACAAACACCCCTCCATGCCAAGCTCAAATTTTCCGTCAATACTCCCTCTTAGCTCTCCAAATCCTCCTGTAACAATCCAAGAAGAATATGAACAGCGATAAAACCATCGGACCCAGGAAGATTCCCAAGAAACCCCACACGTTTATCCCGCCCACGACGCCCAGAAAAACGAGAAGAAAATGCACCCTGCTGCCCTCCGATATGAACATGGGACGTATGAGGTTATCGATGGTGCTAACCACCAAAATCGCCCAGGAGAGCAATATTAAGCTTTCCTTCATGTTTCCCATAAGAAACAAATAAAAGGCCCCTGGGATCAAGACGAAAGGCGTTCCCACAAAGGGAATCATGGCACATATGAAAAGAAACGCCCCCGCCAACATGGGCGCCGGAAGGCCTACGAACATCCAACCGGCTACGCCCAGGCACGCCTGAATGCCTGCCGTTACCGTGGTGCCTATCACCACGGCCTTCATCATACGCGTGGCTCCATCGAATAGAGCTACCCTTTCCTCCTTGGGCAAGGGCAGAATATCGTCAAGATATTCTATGACCACATGGCCATCGCGCAGCAGGTAAAAGGTAGCGACGGAGATGACGAACAGTTGATAAATCATCCTAAAGACATTGCCAAGCAGGCTCCTGGAGAAATCTCCAAGCGAAGAAGCAACGTAGTTAACTGCACGGCGGATCATATCTTGCAAGAATTGGGCATCACCTTTAATGCCCAAGTACTGAATTGCATAGTCGGGCAATTTGCCAACCAGGTTTGACCACGCATGGGTCAAGGCCTGCTGTATGGAATCAAGGTTATCGGAAAGGCTGGCGATGAACCTCAAGCCTTCCCTTGCAAGGGATATGCCGATAAATCCCATGGGAACGCAGAGCAATAACACAACGCATGCGGTGGTTATGAGGGATGACCAGTTTCTATGCTTTCCCTTGAACAATTTTTCGCATAAAAACTCGTTTAGGGGATAGGAGAAAAAGGAAAATATGATCGCCCACATGACGGGGCGAACTACAGGCGTTATTATGGAAATGCAGAGCAATGCAAGCAATGTAAAGACAAACAGAAAGGGCAGATATCCTCCCTGTGGGGACTTGTCCGCGGATTCCGTCATTTTCATCACTCTCCGTAAAGAAGCAGATGAAAGTATATCTGATTGGAGCTTTTATCTACACGCATAAGCTTCACTTTCACCACATCACCCAAGCGCAAGGCTTTTGCCCCGCTGCCTTTAAGGCTTAAGCTGTCCTCATCATAGTAAAATTTGCCATAAGTATCCAGATCTTCCAGCGGCACAAACCCTTCGACTGTGTTGGCAAGTTCGACAAATAGCCCCCTTGGCGTAACCCAGGAAATTACTCCTTCGAAAACTTCGCCGATTTTGTTTGCCATATATTCCACTATCTTAATCTTGATGGAGGTCATCTCGACTTCATCTACCCTCTCTTCCATAGCGCTTGCATATGTCGCGACAGCAGATAACTCTTGTAAGTCAAACTGGCCCAGCATCTCAGAGTCTTTGGCTATCAAAGCGTGCACCATCCTATGGACGGTCAAATCCGGATACCTCCTTATCGGCGATGTAAAGTGCAGGTAATACCGCAACGCCAGCCCAAAATGCCCTAGACATCTTACGTCGTACCTGGCCCTAGGCAGGGAGCGCAAAACTAGACCCTGAACCAACCTTTTGCAGGGAAGCCCCTCGACCTGTTTCAGCAACCGGTTTATAGCTTTATTCGATTGGCCTATCCTTTTTAGCTCTATCCCCAGAGAGGAAAGCATGCCCTTCAGCTCCATAAGCTTTTCCCTGGCAGGCTTTTCATGGACCCTATATATGGCCAATGCATCGCTTTTAAATAAATATTCTGCAATCACGCTGTTGGCAAGTATCATCAAGTGTTCGACGATCCTGTAGGCAAAGACGCGTTCGATGACCTTCACATCTTTTGGCCTTCCTTCATCGTCAAGTTCGACCTTTGCCTCGGGGAAATCGAACTCTATCATCCCTGCCCTCTTTCGCTTCTCGTATAATACCCTGGCAACGGCGGCAAGCAGGGCGATGGTATTGTCAAGCTCTTTTCCAAGGGTCTTTTTATCGTCCAATGCCTCCTGGACTTCATCATAGGTCAACCGCTTTCGGACACGTATAACGCTAGGTGTAATTTCATATTTAAGTAAGTCTCCCCTGCGATCTAGCGTCATTTTTACCGTGAGACACAACCTATCCTTGCCCTCCACCAGGCTGCACAGGTCCGAGGAAAGTTGATGTGGCAACATGGGAACCGCTCTATCCACAAGGTAAACCGAAAAGCTCCTGTCCCTTGCTTCGATGTCAATTGACCCACCGGGTCTAACGTATTCAGCTACATCGGCGATATGCACCATCACGATCCACCCGTCGTCGATTTTCTTGACGGAAAGTGCATCATCGAAGTCTTTGGCATCGGAAGGATCGATGGTGACAGCGATTTCGTCTCTTAGGTCTTCCCTTTCGTCAAGGGACGCATAAAAAGGTGGCATTTCCTTAACCTTTTCCGCCTCAACGAGGACTTCTTCTGGAAAATCGCAAGAAATTTTGTATTCCTCCATCAAGGCCAGTATTCTGACCGCCGGGTCGTTCTCGTTGCCCAATACCTTTATCGCCTTGCCCTCGCCAGGAAATGGAAAACGGGGATATTTCTTTATTGAAGCAACGACGACGGTGCCATCATCAAGGTCCGCATCATCGGGTAACAACAGAGTAAAGTTATAACGTCTATTAAGGGGCACCAATGCTGGGACTCCATTCCCTCGCTTGACCAGTCCTGTTATCTCACTCGTATTTCTCGACAGTACTTTTTTAACCTTGCCATACAGTTTGTTCTTTTGTCTATTCTTGTAGACAATTGCCTTAACCACGTCACCATGGATGGCATCGCCCATATCCTCTTCAGCCACATAAACATCGGGCAAACCCGCTCTTTTAGGCAATATGAAACCGAAACCTGCAGGATTGACCTCAAGAGTTCCAACGACGAAGCGGCTTTTAGGCGACCTTCTGCTGCCGGCCTTTTTCGGTCCTCGGGAGTTTTTCATTTCGTAGCCACTAAAGACGCCGCAAGGCCTGCTCCGACTCCGTTATCGATATTCACCACTACCACCCCTCCGCTGCAGGCGTTTAGCATGGAAAGCAGCGCAGCAAGGCCACCAAAGCTTGCGCCATAACCCACCGAAGTGGGTACGGCTATCACGATGGATGAAACCAATCCGGCAACCACGCTTGGAAGAGCTCCTTCCATCCCCGCTGCGACCACTATAGCATCCGCTTTTCTGATCTTCGGTAGCAAGTTAAACAATCGGTGAATGCCGGCCACCCCCACGTCGTAAAACCTTTCGACGTGGCATCCGGCGAACTCGGCTACACCTGCGGCTTCCTCTGCAACCGGTTTATCGGAGCTGCCTGCTGCAATGACAGCCACATTGCCCCGCTCCTTGGGAGGCTCAAAACAACACAACCCCAGTCTTGCATCCTCACGATATTCAAGATCGGGCAAAACGGTTTTTAACAACTCATATTTCTCTTTCGACACGCGACTAAATATGGCGTTTGAACGATGCTCGGCTATGCTTCGCGCTATCTTTACAAGTTGGTCATCAGACTTGCCTGGGGTATAAATTATCTCGCCAATTCCACGCCTTAAGGACCGATGCCAATCGAGCTTCACGTCGCCTAAGTCTTCGTAAGGCAGCATTGACATCCTTTCCATGGCCGAGTCCACATCGATCTCGCCCTTTCTCAACGATTCCAAGAGATGCCGAAGGCTATTTTCTATCTCCATTGACTTACTCCTTCTTTTATGTCACGTTTTACCCGTAATTATAGTCTAAAAGAGCTATGGCGTGAACGCCATAGCTCTTTTAGACTCAGCACTGTCTTAACTGCTAAATTTATCAAGCTAAATTAGTCGTAGTCCGGCATCTCGGGCATCTTGGGAGCTTCCTTCTTCTCAGGTTTGTCGGCCACCAAGGCTTCTGTGGTGAGCACCATGGCCGCAATGGAGCCGGCGTTCTGAAGGGCGCTACGGGTGACCTTCAAGGGATCTATTATGCCCTCCTCGATCATATCGACATAGTCGCCTGTTGCAGCATTCAAGCCATGGCCTTTGGGCAGGTTGCGCACCTTTTCGATGACGACGTCACCTTGGAAGCCAGCGTTCTCGGCTATCAAGTGCATGGGCTCAGGCAACGCATTCAACACAACCTGGGCTCCGATCTTCTCGTCACCCTCAAGGGTGTTGATGAAGGACTCCAAAGCCGGCATGCAATTTAACAAGGCCACACCGCCACCGGCAACTATCCCCTCTTCAACGGCAGCCCTGGTTGCGCTCAAGGCGTCTTCGATGCGATGCTTTAACTCTTTCTGTTCGGTCTCGGTGGCTGCTCCTACCTGAATGACAGCTACGCCACCGACAAGCTTCGCAAGCCTTTCCTGAAGCTTTTCCTTATCGTACTCGGACGTGGCTTCTTCGAGCTCCGCTTTGATCTGAGCGGCACGTTTCCTAATGGCCTCAGGGTCTCCGGCTCCTTCCACTATCGTGGTTTCCTCTTTCGTCACGCGCACCTTTTTAGCGCGGCCAAGCATGGAGAGATCCACGTTCTCAAGCTTGATCCCTAGCTCTTCGCTTACTACCTGGCCACCAGTCACTATGGCGATATCCTGCAGCATGGCCTTCCTTCTGTCGCCAAAGCCGGGAGCCTTAACGGCACACACCTGAAGGATGCCACGGAGCTTGTTGACGACCAGCGTAGCCAGAGCTTCGCCCTCCACATCCTCGGCGATGATTAAAAGAGGTTTGCCGGTCTGAACGACCTTCTCCAAAATGGGGAGGAGATCCTTTACATTGCTGATCTTGCCATCGTTGATCAGGATGTAAGCGTCTTCCAGGGTGGCTTCCATCCGCTCGGGATCGGTGATCATGTAGGGGCTTATATATCCCTTGTCGAACTGGAGCCCCTCGACCATCTCCAAAGTGGTACCGACGGACTGGCTGTCCTCAACGGTGATGACGCCGTCTTCCCCAACCTTGGACATGGCCTCGGCGATAAGCTCACCAATGCCCCTGTCGTTTGCAGATATGGATGCCACTTGAGCAATCTTGGCCCTATCCTTGACGGCTATGGCCATCTTCTTCAGCTCATCAACCACTACATCGACTGCCTTCTCGATACCTCTGCGCATCAGCATGCCGTTGGCTCCGGCAGCTACGTTCTTCATGCCGTGGCGTATCATTGCCCTGGCAAGTACTGTAGCAGTGGTCGTACCGTCGCCTGCCACATCGTTGGTCTTAGAGGCAACTTCCTTCAAGAGCTGGGCACCCATGTTCTCAAAGGGTTCTTCCAGTTCTATTTCCTTGGCTATCGTAACGCCATCGTTGGTGATCGTCGGAGAACCAAACTTCTTCTCCAATACTACGTTACGTCCCTTGGGGCCTAAGGTCACTCCCACAGTATCGGCAACTTTATTTATGCCTCGCTCCAATGCCCTGCGAGCTTCTTCATCAAACTTCAACATCTTCGGCATCTCAAATCCCTCCTTTATTACGTTAACAAACAGTCAGTTAGCCCGGTTACTTTGCAACTACAGCTAAAATGTCGCGCTCGCTTAAGATGAGGTACTCCTCATCGTCGACCTTTACTTCCGTTCCTGCATATTTGCTGAAAATTACCTTTTCGCCGACCTTTACTTCAAGAGGAAGCCTTTGGCCATTTTCGAGCACCCTACCGCTTCCTACGGCAACTACCTCTCCTTCCTGGGGCTTTTCTTTAGCGGTATCCGGTAATACTATTCCGCCCTTTGTCTTTTCTTCTTGATTTAAGACCTTAATGACTACCCGATCTCCGAGTGGCTTGAGCTGCATTTAACATCCCTCCCTACCAGTTATGAACTGAATCGTCTTGACCTTAATTATTAGCACTCAATATTGGTAAGTGCTAACAGCGCGATACATATGTTAAAGTCCTCACCTCGAATATTACAAGTGGAAATACCACAAGTTATTAGTGATTATTACCAAATAGGCAGGAAAATCTTAATTTTTCTTTGATTTTCTGGGTTTTTTAAGCTAAGGTTTTCGCAGGGTCCGGCATGAAAGACAAGGATGACCTTTCGCCCCTCCTGTAAGCGTTACAGCCGGCAGCAGCAATCATGGCGGCATTATCGGTGCACAGCTCTTTTGGAGGGATATAGGCACGCCAGGGCTTGGCCTTCACTTTCTCGCGAAGCTGTGAATTGGCCGCTACCCCGCCGGAAATGGCAACTTTATCTATGCCTGTGATCTTAACCGCAAGATCCACCTTGCGCAGCAATGCCTCGATGGCAGAATGCTGAAAGGAGGCGCACAGATCCTCGACCCTAACATGGGGGTTTCTTTTTAATGCCCACAGAACGGCGGTCTTTAGACCGCTGAAGCTAAATTCTATGTCGGGGCTATCGGCCATGGGAATGGGCAAGGCCACGGCAAAGGGATCTCCCCTTTTGGCCATTTCGTCTATCAAGGGTCCGCCAGGATAGCCCAAGCCCAGCAGGCGCGCGACTTTATCAAAGGCTTCTCCTACCGCATCGTCCCTCGTAGCACCAAGTAGACTGTAATCGCCGAAGGATTTTACCAAGATCAATTCCGTATGACCACCCGATATGATCAGCGTAATGAAGGGCGGAAGCAAGTCCTCATGCGCCAGATAGTTGGCAAATATATGTCCCTCTAGGTGGTTAACGGTCATTAACGGCACTTCCCAAGCTTGGGCCAGCGCCTTGGCGGCAGTCGTCCCTATCAACAGCGATCCCATGAGGCCCGGGCCATCCGTGACAGCAATGAGATTGATCTCCCTTGAGGGGTTTTTTATGTGGCATTCATCCAAAAGCTGAGAGAGCAACGGAATGAGATTCTCTAAATGTTTGCGCGATGCAAGCTCTGGAACAACGCCGCCATAAGCCTCGTGGTCTTTAAGTTGGCTTGCCACCAGGAAGCGAAGCAAATTTCTACTGCCCTCGAGCAACGCAACCGACGTATCGTCACAGCTGGTCTCTATGCCTAATGTCAACAACTTCTTCACCTGCCGCAGCCATGGCAAGTAGAGCAACTGCCACCAGCGCAGGCAGATGACCTCTTCTTGGGCATATCCCCCTCCAGGTGAATCAATACCTTTCCACCGCAAATTGGACATCTTTGAGCAAAACTGCTGCTTTCAAATATTTTATTACACATAGCACAGCGATATTTATGCATCAGGATCACCTTCCAGTTAATTTTCCCTTTTTATCTTCTTGACGTCGATCTCTATCCGATCGCTTTCGTAAGTTATATTATATACCCCATCCTTCGCCTTAGGAACCGCAAAGGCCAGGCTATCTACCGTATTGGGAGACAAAGAACCCGTTGAAATTCGAATCAACTTGGTCAATATATCCTCTTCGGTCAAGTTTTTCCCGTTCACTACGATCTTAAATGGGTCGAAATCCCAGGGCTTATATGCCTCATATCGCAATACGAATAAGTCTTTGCCGCGAATTTGAGGATCTCCAAAATGGCCCAGATGCCATTTTAGCCAGTCGGGCGTCATGCCGGACGTCCTTGCCGCCCGAAGCAATGAATCATCTACGAAAAGAAAGTCCAACCTAGCCCTGGCCCCCAATATCAAATCTCCAAGCTTCTGGCCCTCAAGGTACATAGTGGTAGTACGTTCCTTGATCAAATCTTCCAACTCGTCTCCGAAAGCTTTATCCGCAAGAAAGAAAAATGCTGCCACGGAGACGATCAGCGACACGCTAAGGGCAATATTTAAGAAGCGTCTTTTCAATCTTCCTCACCGCCCTTAAGCCCCTTAATTTCCTGGGCAGTAAAAGTGTAGACCTTGTTGCAGAAGTGACACCTCACCTCCAAGACCTCCTCTTCGCTTGATTCCTGCATCGAAAGCAACAAGGCCTTGGCAAGCTCCCTCGAGCACCTGCAACCGAACTCAAATGAGACGCTTCCCAGCCATTTCTTATCGACGCCCTCAAAGATCGTCTCAAGCATCTCCTTGGGAGATGAAGCACGTTCCGCCAAACTGCTTATGGAGCTATATTTCCTTAAAAGCTCCTCCAATCTTTCGACAAAGGACTCTTCAGCGCCGGGCAAAAGCTGTACCATTATGCCCCCAGCGGATATAACTCCCAAGGACGGCTTTTGAAGGACTCCAAGAGCTACAGCCGTGGGAATTTGCTCTGATTTAGAGTAATAATACGCTATATCCTCGGCAATCTCGCCCGATACCAAGGGAATCTTCGAAATTACCGGCTCCCTTAGGCCCAAATCCTTGATGACGGTCAAATAGCCGTTTCTGCCCACGCCGGCACTGACATCCCATTTGCTCGCCTCAGACAAGGGCAGCTCTACCTGGGGGTTTTCCACGTAGCCTCTTACCTTACCCAGGCCCTCGGCATCGGCCACAACCCTGCCAAGTGGTCCACCTGCATCAATTATTAACGTCACACGGGCCCTCTCGATCTTTTGGTCTGCTGCCATCATCATCGATGCCATAATGAGCCTTCCAAGTGCCGCTGTAGCCAAAAAGGACAGACCGTGCATCTGCCTGAGCAACCTGACCAATCCTGTCGCTTCGATGGCCATGGCCCTGGCACTGCCATTGCCCAGCAAACATTTATATACAGTTGCTTTTGCCTCTCTGTCTTCTGACATATTAATCTGCTCCTTTGATGGACCTAGCTATCCACTTCCACTCCTGCAATCTGCACGACAAGGTCGCTACGGCATAAACTATCGCTCCCAGAATACCCGCTCCAACCAACCAAAGCGCTTTTATAATCGTACTTCCCAATGAGGGATAGGGCAACAGTAATTTATACGTCAGGGATACCAATATTAATGCACAGGCAGAAAGCGCCAATTTGGCGCACCACTTGAGATCGAATATCCCCAGTTTACCGGTGGCCTTTGATAAATATCCTATGCCCAAAAAGGCCCCGCTCGTGAAGCCGCAAGCTACCCCTAGGGCCAATCCTCGATAGGACAACCACTTCATGCTAGAGATGCTGATCAAAAAGTTCACCAACACCGCAGAAGAGGTGACGAACATCGCTCCCTTGGGCAACCCATAGGCATATATGGCCCTCAAGGTGACGTTGGTCAAGGCCATGCCCAGAAGTCCAAGGCTGTAAATGGCAAAACACCAGCTGGTGGCCTTCCAAGCCCAATCACCGAAAGCCCCCCTGTAGAACACGCAGTTTACCGCCTCTGGGGAAAATATGACAGCCATGATCTCTATTGGCAGGATCAAGAAGAACGTGAACCTGAGTGAATCCCTAAAGATTTCGATGAATTCCTCGCTATTTGACGATGCCCTAGAAAGGGTCGGCAAGACGGCCTGAGATATGGCTATGACGAACAATCCCAAAGGAAGTTGAAGCAATCTATCGGCGTAATTCAGCACCGAGATTGACCCTGCCTCCAAAAATGATCCCGCAACCCTGCTTATCACCGGATGCAGCTGGTTGAAAGAAAGTCCAACCACGTAGGGCAAGAAAAGGCGCATCATGGTCCTTAGGTCCTCGTCGGAACGGTCAATCTTCGTCGGGTAAAGCGCAAATCCCTTGAGGGCGCTCCATATCCATTGGACGCAAAACTGCGATATGCCTCCGGCCAATACGGCTATAGGTAGGATTGAAATGCCGTACCTTTCGCAAAAAAACAGGGCAACGCAGATGAAGACGACGTTGCTTACAGCCGGCGCTATGGCGGGCACAAAAAATGAGCCCAAGCTGTTGAGGACGCCCATGACCAGGGCAGAAAGAGAG is a window from the Acetomicrobium flavidum genome containing:
- the murJ gene encoding murein biosynthesis integral membrane protein MurJ, whose amino-acid sequence is MAKAIDTIIRHSMMMTIGTLTSRILGLIRETIIAAFFGATRQLDAFLVAYTLANLARQLLAEGALSATFVPIFSRALSRHGKDRAKELGRQATTVLIVAGSCVVLLGMIFSPQLVSLIAPGFSGDEARLATLFTRRLFPFLLIISLSALVMGVLNSLGSFFVPAIAPAVSNVVFICVALFFCERYGISILPIAVLAGGISQFCVQWIWSALKGFALYPTKIDRSDEDLRTMMRLFLPYVVGLSFNQLHPVISRVAGSFLEAGSISVLNYADRLLQLPLGLFVIAISQAVLPTLSRASSNSEEFIEIFRDSLRFTFFLILPIEIMAVIFSPEAVNCVFYRGAFGDWAWKATSWCFAIYSLGLLGMALTNVTLRAIYAYGLPKGAMFVTSSAVLVNFLISISSMKWLSYRGLALGVACGFTSGAFLGIGYLSKATGKLGIFDLKWCAKLALSACALILVSLTYKLLLPYPSLGSTIIKALWLVGAGILGAIVYAVATLSCRLQEWKWIARSIKGAD
- the hslO gene encoding Hsp33 family molecular chaperone HslO, encoding MSEDREAKATVYKCLLGNGSARAMAIEATGLVRLLRQMHGLSFLATAALGRLIMASMMMAADQKIERARVTLIIDAGGPLGRVVADAEGLGKVRGYVENPQVELPLSEASKWDVSAGVGRNGYLTVIKDLGLREPVISKIPLVSGEIAEDIAYYYSKSEQIPTAVALGVLQKPSLGVISAGGIMVQLLPGAEESFVERLEELLRKYSSISSLAERASSPKEMLETIFEGVDKKWLGSVSFEFGCRCSRELAKALLLSMQESSEEEVLEVRCHFCNKVYTFTAQEIKGLKGGEED
- the tsaD gene encoding tRNA (adenosine(37)-N6)-threonylcarbamoyltransferase complex transferase subunit TsaD — encoded protein: MSNLRWKGIDSPGGGYAQEEVICLRWWQLLYLPWLRQVKKLLTLGIETSCDDTSVALLEGSRNLLRFLVASQLKDHEAYGGVVPELASRKHLENLIPLLSQLLDECHIKNPSREINLIAVTDGPGLMGSLLIGTTAAKALAQAWEVPLMTVNHLEGHIFANYLAHEDLLPPFITLIISGGHTELILVKSFGDYSLLGATRDDAVGEAFDKVARLLGLGYPGGPLIDEMAKRGDPFAVALPIPMADSPDIEFSFSGLKTAVLWALKRNPHVRVEDLCASFQHSAIEALLRKVDLAVKITGIDKVAISGGVAANSQLREKVKAKPWRAYIPPKELCTDNAAMIAAAGCNAYRRGERSSLSFMPDPAKTLA